From Alteromonas australica, one genomic window encodes:
- a CDS encoding ligase-associated DNA damage response exonuclease, which yields MHPSKWMKPDEIGLFCIPGGFYIDPMQNVSTALITHGHADHARAGHKQVFASRETLAIMRTRYGDDMAKEQHVVDMEVTYHFGEVAVTFFPAGHILGSCQILIEYGGYRLVVSGDYKRRHDPTCPPFKVIPCDILITEATFGLPVFTHPPIDVEIAKLLHSLTVFPNRCHLVGAYALGKCQRVILALRNAGYTKPIYLHGAQIKLCLLYQEMGIALGELVPVSEVNDKASLAGEIVLAPPSALADRWSRSLPQVRPVMASGWMQIRARAKQRNAELPLIISDHCDWPELLQTITEVNPKEVWVTHGREDALMYQAEKMGYKARALSLVGYDEDEQGAS from the coding sequence TGAGATTGGCTTGTTTTGCATACCCGGTGGTTTTTATATCGACCCCATGCAAAACGTGAGCACAGCCTTGATAACCCATGGACACGCAGACCATGCGAGGGCTGGTCATAAGCAGGTATTCGCTAGTCGCGAAACCCTCGCGATTATGCGTACTCGTTATGGTGACGACATGGCCAAAGAGCAGCATGTGGTTGATATGGAGGTGACCTATCATTTTGGTGAAGTGGCCGTTACCTTTTTCCCCGCAGGGCATATTTTAGGCTCGTGTCAGATACTGATTGAATATGGGGGCTATCGACTTGTGGTATCTGGAGATTACAAACGCAGACATGATCCTACTTGTCCGCCATTTAAGGTTATCCCATGCGACATTCTCATTACGGAAGCCACCTTTGGTTTACCGGTTTTTACTCACCCTCCCATTGACGTTGAAATTGCTAAATTGCTTCACTCTCTTACTGTGTTCCCTAACAGATGTCACCTTGTGGGTGCCTATGCATTAGGCAAATGTCAGCGAGTGATTTTGGCGCTAAGAAATGCGGGATACACGAAACCCATTTACCTTCATGGCGCTCAAATTAAGTTGTGCCTTCTGTATCAAGAAATGGGGATCGCATTAGGCGAGCTTGTACCGGTCAGCGAAGTGAACGACAAAGCTTCTCTGGCGGGAGAAATAGTGCTTGCGCCACCATCAGCCCTGGCCGACCGCTGGTCTCGAAGTTTGCCCCAAGTTCGCCCCGTCATGGCCTCAGGCTGGATGCAGATACGGGCGCGAGCGAAGCAACGGAATGCAGAGTTACCTTTAATTATTTCCGACCATTGCGATTGGCCAGAACTGTTACAGACCATCACAGAAGTTAACCCTAAAGAGGTCTGGGTTACTCATGGAAGGGAAGATGCGCTCATGTATCAAGCTGAAAAAATGGGTTACAAAGCAAGGGCTTTATCATTAGTGGGCTACGACGAAGATGAACAAGGGGCATCATGA
- a CDS encoding cisplatin damage response ATP-dependent DNA ligase: MKAFSELLEQVYFTSSNNAKAELIKAYLAATPDPDRGWAIAAMAGTLKFDFFKRNTIKKLISENVDPALFAMSYDYVGEVSETVAHLWPHYTPVSPLPSLSETVETFQHVSRKNVSTTLAQYLSKMTPAQRWALLKLGTRGLRIGVSARSIKHILADYGNKDIKDIETLWHGVKPPYTELLEWLDNKAPKPDISGHVTFHPVMLSHPIEDKEIDTFTPKDWQIENKFDGIRVQLSCQTGAADPEKALYSRTGDDISQSFPDLLGAVSGHMVLDGELLVMHGDTVDTFNALQQRLNKKRPSQTLLSSLPAALMVYDTLVLDGKDMTHLPLVQRRQQLEKYLSKGAPERLHLSPLLQADSVNDLRDLHQSVCENRAIEGLMLKRLDSTYVPGRPKGQWYKWKRDALTVDAVIMYAQRGHGKRSSFYSDFTFGAWQGERLLPIGKAYSGFTDEELKKLDNWVRRNAIGRFGPVREVKKSLVVEVAFDAVHPSSRHKSGVAMRFPRIHRIRWDKPAEQADTLASVKSLIET, encoded by the coding sequence GTGAAAGCGTTCAGTGAATTACTAGAACAAGTGTATTTTACATCGAGTAATAATGCGAAAGCGGAGCTTATTAAAGCCTATTTAGCCGCCACGCCCGATCCGGATAGGGGGTGGGCAATTGCAGCCATGGCCGGAACATTGAAGTTCGACTTTTTTAAGCGAAATACAATAAAGAAACTGATTAGCGAAAACGTGGACCCGGCCCTTTTTGCGATGAGTTATGATTATGTAGGCGAAGTCAGTGAAACTGTGGCGCATTTATGGCCTCACTACACGCCCGTTAGCCCTTTGCCTTCACTTAGTGAAACCGTAGAAACCTTTCAACATGTCAGCCGAAAAAACGTATCAACTACCTTAGCTCAATACCTTTCTAAAATGACACCCGCGCAACGCTGGGCACTACTTAAGCTGGGCACTAGAGGGCTTAGAATAGGAGTATCTGCCCGTTCCATTAAACACATATTGGCAGACTATGGAAATAAAGATATCAAGGACATTGAAACCTTGTGGCATGGCGTAAAGCCACCTTATACAGAACTGCTTGAATGGTTAGACAACAAGGCGCCAAAACCAGATATTTCTGGCCACGTGACCTTTCACCCCGTGATGCTATCCCACCCCATAGAAGACAAAGAGATTGATACGTTCACCCCCAAGGATTGGCAAATAGAAAACAAGTTTGATGGTATACGGGTACAACTTTCTTGCCAAACTGGTGCCGCCGACCCTGAAAAGGCACTTTATTCAAGAACGGGGGATGATATTAGCCAGAGTTTTCCTGACTTGCTAGGCGCGGTATCGGGTCATATGGTATTAGATGGTGAGCTGCTCGTCATGCATGGCGACACGGTAGACACCTTCAATGCGTTACAGCAACGCTTGAACAAAAAGCGCCCTTCTCAAACTCTACTATCCTCCTTGCCCGCTGCCCTTATGGTATATGACACCCTTGTATTAGACGGTAAAGATATGACTCACCTTCCTTTAGTACAGCGTCGGCAGCAACTTGAAAAATACCTGTCCAAGGGGGCACCTGAACGCCTTCATTTATCACCCTTACTGCAGGCCGATTCAGTCAATGACCTGCGTGATTTACATCAAAGCGTGTGTGAAAATCGTGCAATAGAAGGTTTAATGCTGAAGCGTTTAGATAGCACTTATGTACCGGGGCGACCTAAAGGACAGTGGTATAAGTGGAAGCGAGATGCGCTCACTGTAGATGCGGTGATTATGTATGCACAACGTGGGCATGGAAAGCGCTCTAGCTTTTACTCCGACTTTACCTTCGGAGCATGGCAAGGTGAGCGGTTATTACCCATAGGGAAAGCCTATTCTGGCTTTACCGATGAGGAGTTAAAAAAGCTAGACAATTGGGTTAGGCGCAACGCCATTGGCCGCTTTGGCCCAGTAAGGGAAGTGAAAAAAAGCTTGGTGGTTGAAGTGGCCTTCGACGCCGTGCACCCATCAAGTAGACACAAGTCGGGGGTTGCTATGCGGTTTCCTAGGATCCACAGAATTAGATGGGATAAACCGGCCGAACAAGCCGATACCCTTGCAAGCGTTAAGTCGCTCATTGAAACCTAA
- a CDS encoding carbohydrate kinase family protein, protein MKVLCLGEVLIDMLSQGAAPKEGNIPAMKPFQPYAGGAPANVAVGVAQLGGESAMVSKVGNDTFGAFLTEMLNHYNVNTDHVWRCDKGNTALAFVNLDADGERSFDFYVDNAAHKHINEDDLATVNCDESSILHFCSGSIAGPELIPGTEYILEKAKQANMMVCLDINYRPAFWDDTANAPGRIDEVAKKVTVLKASKEELAELYGEENAKEKVQQWLDSGVKVVLVTDGGEPIQYITREFSGTLASPKMDVKDTTAAGDSFIGGFLYYLTTQVANTTEFNAWVESFENVSAATEFAIRCGAFTVTQYGAFSALPTQTDIAQ, encoded by the coding sequence ATGAAAGTTTTATGTTTAGGCGAAGTATTAATCGATATGTTGAGCCAAGGCGCCGCGCCCAAAGAGGGCAATATTCCCGCAATGAAGCCATTCCAGCCTTATGCTGGTGGCGCTCCTGCTAATGTGGCCGTTGGGGTTGCTCAGTTAGGCGGAGAAAGTGCCATGGTGTCGAAAGTGGGTAACGACACTTTCGGCGCATTTTTAACGGAAATGTTAAACCACTATAACGTGAACACCGACCATGTATGGCGTTGTGACAAAGGCAATACAGCTCTTGCGTTCGTCAACCTAGACGCAGATGGTGAGCGCTCTTTTGATTTTTATGTCGACAATGCCGCGCATAAACATATTAACGAAGACGACCTGGCTACAGTAAACTGTGATGAAAGCAGCATATTGCATTTTTGTTCAGGATCTATCGCAGGGCCAGAGCTTATTCCAGGTACAGAATATATTTTAGAGAAAGCTAAGCAAGCCAATATGATGGTGTGTTTAGATATCAATTACCGCCCGGCTTTCTGGGATGATACAGCGAACGCGCCGGGTCGTATTGACGAAGTCGCTAAGAAAGTGACCGTGCTGAAGGCGAGTAAAGAAGAGCTGGCTGAATTGTACGGCGAAGAAAATGCCAAAGAAAAAGTCCAGCAATGGTTAGACAGTGGCGTGAAAGTGGTATTGGTTACCGACGGTGGCGAGCCTATTCAATACATCACGCGGGAATTTAGCGGTACGTTAGCGTCACCTAAAATGGATGTAAAAGATACCACAGCAGCTGGAGATTCCTTCATCGGAGGTTTCCTCTATTACCTCACTACGCAAGTGGCCAACACCACAGAATTTAATGCTTGGGTAGAAAGTTTTGAGAATGTGAGTGCTGCAACAGAATTTGCTATTCGCTGTGGCGCGTTCACCGTGACGCAGTATGGCGCATTCAGTGCGTTGCCTACACAAACTGATATTGCACAATAG
- a CDS encoding ROK family transcriptional regulator, with protein MTTAEAPTLLDPRTQNERDMLRLIRQERALPKAEIAKRTGLSAQSATVIINKLEADGLVCRLPAIRGGVGQPKIPFGLNAQGAFSVGLKIGRRSYDMLLLDLSGHVRATLHENIAYPTVDSLLTFSQRAFALLAQQLNEEGVSRIRGLGVAMPFEIWSWAEEAGASVEALNAWRTVDIKQELENQLHLPVFVSNDATAACGAEMAFGNSQRLNNYMYMFVGTFLGGGLVINGNLFTGKSGNAGAIGSLPFLAPHSTHGAESSQLITQSSLYLLEKALTHKGENGLRIYDDTEHWPAYGEVLDNWIQQASLGLAHAAHCAFTLLDLDGVIIEGAMPLKIKQQLVEKTKTALANVDHRGVNFGRVKAGEVGSKAQSIGSANLPLIANYY; from the coding sequence ATGACGACTGCAGAAGCTCCAACCCTTCTCGACCCTCGTACTCAAAACGAACGCGACATGTTACGGCTTATAAGGCAAGAACGTGCCTTACCTAAAGCTGAGATAGCCAAGCGTACGGGCCTGTCCGCGCAATCAGCGACAGTGATTATTAATAAACTTGAGGCGGATGGGCTAGTGTGTCGGTTGCCCGCGATTCGTGGAGGGGTAGGCCAACCCAAAATTCCCTTTGGCCTAAATGCACAAGGTGCATTTAGCGTCGGGCTTAAAATTGGTCGCCGCAGTTATGACATGCTGTTGCTAGACCTTTCTGGTCACGTTCGTGCCACACTTCATGAAAATATCGCTTACCCCACGGTAGACTCTTTACTTACCTTTTCACAGCGTGCTTTTGCACTTTTAGCACAACAACTGAATGAAGAAGGTGTATCACGCATTCGAGGCTTGGGTGTTGCCATGCCCTTTGAAATATGGAGTTGGGCTGAAGAAGCTGGTGCATCAGTTGAAGCGTTGAACGCCTGGCGTACCGTTGATATTAAGCAAGAGCTTGAAAACCAACTGCATTTACCGGTATTTGTCAGTAACGACGCCACCGCCGCATGTGGCGCAGAAATGGCCTTTGGTAATAGCCAACGTCTTAATAACTATATGTATATGTTTGTGGGTACATTTTTAGGTGGCGGCTTGGTCATTAACGGTAATTTATTTACCGGTAAATCGGGTAACGCAGGGGCAATAGGTTCGTTACCCTTCCTTGCGCCGCACAGCACACATGGCGCAGAATCCAGCCAGCTTATTACGCAGTCATCTTTGTACCTACTAGAAAAGGCACTGACCCATAAAGGTGAAAACGGCCTTCGCATTTACGATGACACTGAACATTGGCCTGCTTATGGTGAAGTATTGGATAATTGGATACAGCAAGCTTCATTGGGGTTAGCTCACGCTGCACACTGTGCCTTTACCTTGCTTGATCTTGACGGCGTTATTATTGAAGGGGCTATGCCACTAAAAATAAAGCAGCAGCTGGTAGAGAAAACAAAAACGGCACTTGCTAATGTAGACCATCGAGGCGTTAATTTCGGGCGCGTAAAAGCGGGCGAAGTTGGCAGTAAAGCCCAGTCTATCGGCAGCGCTAATTTGCCTTTAATTGCTAACTACTACTAA
- a CDS encoding alpha/beta hydrolase family protein — protein sequence MKVVYSCLVILCFLFLSIKPALSSLPLDDFVKHGDYLDLKLSPDGKHLAARVRADNRVFMVILETNSMKPVGGLKPDKRDIIHSVNWVSNERVVFEYAEKTHNFDQPIPTGELYAANIDNSHRLMIYGYRAGDAKVGSRISNREDNFATQEILSYLEHDKKHILIIEYPWSKERNTYYDARKREPIISKLNVFNGKKRKVEVLPHPGAVAFANRKGEVKFMSWRTKEGDYFSAYRQNSDAPWQDLGTALGISDSLSPVKLSKNGQQLILLGRPPETGILTYYQYDFGSATLTTLFTGHKTDIESYTSNEAGVPAVALTFPGASEYVYSSVESRTVDIHKMLAEAFAGQTAMISSRSADGSKLLVHVSSDINPGEYYLFQRDTLKAKFLWANASWIDPRTLSKMMPVQFNTDDDVTLNGYLTLPKHTTAKKPPLVVMIHGGPHQPGTRDYWEYNPEVQLMANEGYAVLQVNYRGSYGYGDEFRKKGYREWGGKMIDDITFAANWAIDKGYVDGNSVCVYGASYGGYAALMSAVKAPDLYKCAIGYVGIYDLNFMFTESDIPNSWGGKEYLQRVLGNDPQQLRAFSPLYHVDKIKANVMLIHGSKDTRVPEVNSEALYNALKKQGKTPLYLKYKQAGHGVYDEQNRKELYQGLLNFLARNIKGA from the coding sequence ATGAAAGTTGTCTATAGTTGCTTGGTGATACTGTGTTTCTTATTTTTAAGTATTAAACCGGCTCTCTCTTCTTTGCCCCTTGACGATTTTGTTAAGCACGGCGACTACCTTGACCTCAAGTTATCACCCGACGGCAAACACCTAGCCGCCCGTGTTAGGGCAGACAACCGTGTATTCATGGTTATTCTCGAAACAAACTCCATGAAACCGGTGGGCGGACTAAAACCGGATAAAAGGGACATTATCCACTCCGTTAATTGGGTCAGTAATGAAAGGGTGGTGTTTGAATATGCCGAAAAGACCCATAATTTTGACCAGCCAATTCCCACCGGTGAGCTATACGCAGCCAATATTGATAACAGCCATAGGTTGATGATCTATGGCTATAGAGCCGGTGATGCAAAAGTTGGAAGCCGCATATCAAACAGAGAAGACAATTTCGCTACTCAGGAAATATTGAGTTACCTAGAACACGACAAAAAGCACATTCTTATTATTGAATACCCTTGGTCGAAAGAGAGGAATACCTATTACGATGCAAGAAAACGTGAGCCTATTATTAGTAAGCTTAATGTTTTCAACGGTAAGAAGCGAAAAGTTGAAGTGTTACCTCACCCCGGGGCGGTGGCTTTTGCAAACCGTAAGGGTGAGGTTAAATTCATGAGCTGGCGCACGAAAGAGGGAGATTACTTTAGCGCGTATCGACAAAATAGCGATGCGCCTTGGCAAGATTTAGGCACAGCATTAGGTATTTCAGACTCGCTGTCGCCGGTAAAATTAAGTAAAAATGGTCAGCAGCTCATACTACTGGGCCGCCCGCCAGAAACCGGCATTTTGACCTATTATCAATACGATTTTGGTTCTGCCACGTTAACCACGCTTTTTACTGGCCATAAAACAGACATAGAATCTTACACGTCAAATGAAGCGGGTGTACCCGCAGTTGCATTGACATTCCCTGGGGCGTCAGAGTATGTCTATAGTAGTGTGGAATCTCGCACTGTGGACATTCATAAGATGCTAGCCGAAGCTTTTGCGGGCCAGACAGCCATGATTTCCAGCAGAAGTGCAGATGGTTCTAAACTACTGGTTCACGTTAGCAGTGATATCAACCCAGGCGAATACTATCTTTTCCAACGAGATACCCTAAAAGCAAAATTTTTGTGGGCTAATGCGTCTTGGATTGACCCTCGTACGTTAAGCAAAATGATGCCTGTTCAGTTCAATACTGACGATGACGTTACCCTGAATGGGTACCTGACGTTGCCGAAACACACCACAGCGAAAAAGCCCCCCCTTGTGGTCATGATCCACGGTGGGCCACACCAGCCTGGAACCCGAGATTATTGGGAGTACAACCCTGAAGTTCAACTCATGGCCAACGAAGGGTATGCGGTATTGCAAGTTAACTATAGAGGCAGCTATGGTTACGGCGACGAGTTTCGAAAGAAAGGCTATAGAGAGTGGGGAGGTAAAATGATTGATGATATTACCTTCGCAGCCAATTGGGCGATAGACAAAGGCTATGTAGATGGCAATAGTGTCTGTGTATACGGCGCCAGTTACGGTGGGTACGCGGCCTTAATGTCGGCGGTAAAAGCGCCTGACTTGTACAAATGCGCGATTGGGTACGTGGGTATTTACGACCTTAACTTCATGTTTACTGAAAGTGATATTCCCAACAGCTGGGGCGGGAAAGAGTATTTACAACGTGTACTTGGGAACGATCCTCAGCAGCTTCGTGCGTTCTCGCCTCTTTATCATGTGGATAAAATTAAAGCGAACGTCATGCTTATTCATGGCTCAAAAGATACTCGCGTGCCTGAAGTGAACTCTGAAGCTTTATACAACGCGCTTAAAAAACAAGGTAAAACCCCTTTGTACTTGAAGTACAAGCAAGCGGGCCACGGCGTATATGATGAACAAAACAGAAAAGAATTGTATCAAGGGCTGCTAAATTTTCTTGCGCGTAATATTAAAGGCGCCTAG
- a CDS encoding glutathione S-transferase family protein yields the protein MIELYTAATPNGWKASVALEEMEIDYQVHGVNLMKGEQKQPDFLAMNPNGRIPVIIDKANDDFVVFESGAIMIYLAERSGKFLPKDAKKRSQVLQWLMFQMGGVGPMMGQANVFHRYLDEKIPVAIHRYQNEVRRLFTVLDGHLSHNEYLVNDYSIADMANWCWVRTYEWSGVSIEGLANLQRWKNSIEDRPAARRGVAVPNKIDKEDLLKGAKSVVTR from the coding sequence ATGATAGAACTTTATACAGCTGCAACGCCGAATGGCTGGAAAGCCTCTGTCGCCCTTGAAGAAATGGAAATTGACTATCAGGTGCATGGGGTTAATTTAATGAAAGGGGAGCAGAAGCAGCCTGACTTTCTAGCCATGAACCCGAATGGTCGTATCCCCGTGATTATTGATAAAGCGAATGATGACTTTGTCGTTTTTGAGTCTGGTGCCATTATGATTTACCTGGCAGAGCGTAGTGGAAAGTTTCTACCTAAGGATGCCAAAAAGCGAAGCCAAGTTTTACAGTGGTTAATGTTCCAGATGGGCGGCGTTGGCCCCATGATGGGTCAGGCAAACGTGTTTCATCGCTATTTAGACGAGAAAATTCCTGTTGCTATCCACCGTTACCAAAATGAAGTTAGGCGCCTGTTTACCGTCTTGGACGGACATTTGAGCCACAACGAATACCTAGTAAACGATTACAGTATTGCTGATATGGCCAACTGGTGTTGGGTGCGCACTTATGAATGGTCGGGGGTAAGCATAGAGGGGTTAGCGAATTTACAGCGCTGGAAAAACAGTATTGAAGATAGGCCCGCTGCGCGCCGAGGAGTCGCAGTACCCAATAAAATAGATAAGGAAGACCTATTAAAAGGGGCTAAAAGCGTGGTAACCCGTTAA
- a CDS encoding glutathione S-transferase family protein — translation MKIYETRTAPNPRRVRMFLAEKGIDVDYVQVDIQKGENLSPEMRAKNPLGKIPILELDDGTCIAETDAICTYFEALQPEPPLMGKTPVEKGIISMWQRQVELAFMMQVGMCFQHTTGYFKDRMVPVPEYGEQAGINAAKYLSILERRLANNAYIAGDHFSIADITAVCAIDFARVVKIRIREDHTHLQRWYDAITHRASAKA, via the coding sequence ATGAAAATCTATGAAACCCGCACCGCCCCGAACCCTCGCCGGGTACGCATGTTTTTAGCAGAAAAAGGCATTGACGTAGATTACGTTCAGGTCGACATTCAAAAGGGCGAGAATTTAAGCCCCGAAATGCGAGCTAAAAACCCTTTAGGGAAAATTCCCATTTTAGAGCTAGATGACGGCACCTGTATCGCTGAAACCGATGCTATTTGTACGTACTTTGAAGCGCTGCAACCCGAGCCTCCATTAATGGGTAAAACGCCCGTTGAAAAGGGCATCATTTCCATGTGGCAGCGCCAGGTTGAGTTAGCCTTTATGATGCAAGTCGGCATGTGTTTCCAACATACCACTGGGTATTTCAAAGACAGAATGGTGCCGGTACCAGAGTATGGCGAACAGGCTGGAATAAACGCCGCCAAGTACCTGTCTATCTTAGAACGCCGGTTGGCCAACAATGCGTATATTGCGGGTGATCACTTTTCAATAGCTGATATTACGGCAGTGTGTGCCATCGATTTTGCTCGTGTTGTTAAAATTCGAATAAGGGAAGATCACACGCATTTACAGCGTTGGTATGACGCCATAACCCACCGAGCGAGCGCAAAAGCCTAA
- the ubiG gene encoding bifunctional 2-polyprenyl-6-hydroxyphenol methylase/3-demethylubiquinol 3-O-methyltransferase UbiG, with product MIDKSEKSAPINLSTAEIARFDALAESWWDPHGKYKTALDFNRARLEVIEQQIRQHFNRQHVDAPFDNLSIVDIGCGGGLISEPLAHKGALVTGVDASATSIEVAKRHAKANQIHVDYRHQLASELASDGAQFDVVINAEVVEHVPNQQQLIKECAQLVKPGGLLILATLNRTVKSFVIAIVGAEYVMRYLPVGTHDWRKFAKPSELDAWSGEHLTLKYQTGMALNPFTGKWKLSASMAVNYLLCFERTLAG from the coding sequence ATGATAGACAAAAGCGAAAAGTCAGCGCCGATCAATTTATCAACGGCAGAAATTGCCCGCTTTGATGCTCTAGCAGAAAGTTGGTGGGACCCACACGGTAAGTACAAAACGGCTTTAGACTTTAATCGAGCAAGATTAGAGGTTATTGAGCAGCAAATACGTCAACACTTTAACCGACAACATGTAGACGCACCTTTCGACAACCTTTCTATCGTTGATATTGGTTGTGGTGGCGGCTTAATCAGTGAACCTTTAGCACACAAAGGGGCATTGGTGACAGGGGTAGATGCCAGTGCTACCAGTATTGAAGTCGCAAAACGTCACGCCAAAGCCAACCAGATACACGTAGACTACCGCCATCAACTGGCTTCGGAGCTTGCTAGCGACGGTGCGCAGTTTGACGTGGTTATCAATGCTGAGGTGGTTGAACACGTACCCAATCAACAACAATTAATAAAAGAATGCGCGCAACTGGTTAAGCCTGGCGGTTTACTGATTCTGGCTACCCTTAATCGCACTGTGAAGAGCTTTGTCATTGCGATAGTAGGGGCGGAATATGTGATGCGTTACTTACCTGTAGGCACGCATGACTGGCGAAAGTTTGCTAAACCTAGCGAGCTTGACGCATGGTCTGGGGAACATCTCACGCTAAAGTACCAAACGGGAATGGCACTGAATCCGTTTACCGGTAAATGGAAGCTAAGTGCTAGCATGGCAGTCAATTACCTTCTTTGCTTTGAACGTACCCTAGCTGGATGA
- a CDS encoding DUF2237 family protein: MANAKNVYGNPLQLCCGNTGFTREGFCYVPDADVGNHSVCAVMTDEFLQFSLQQGNDLITPWPSMAFPGLLAGDRWCLCAARWLQAYEAGVAPKVRLAATHERALDIIPLSVLEAHAAE, from the coding sequence TTGGCAAATGCAAAAAATGTTTATGGTAACCCGCTACAACTCTGTTGCGGAAATACGGGTTTTACGCGGGAAGGATTCTGCTATGTGCCCGACGCCGATGTGGGCAATCACAGTGTTTGCGCAGTCATGACTGACGAATTTCTGCAGTTTTCTCTTCAACAAGGTAATGATCTCATTACGCCATGGCCAAGCATGGCATTTCCAGGATTGTTAGCGGGCGATAGGTGGTGTTTATGCGCCGCTCGATGGCTTCAGGCATATGAAGCGGGCGTGGCACCCAAAGTACGATTAGCTGCCACCCATGAGCGCGCACTCGATATTATTCCGCTTTCTGTTCTAGAGGCCCACGCAGCGGAATAA
- a CDS encoding aldehyde dehydrogenase family protein, whose amino-acid sequence MLKDSYPYYLASEAVYANTDLEVTNKYTGECATRVALADAEVIDKAIAAAEQAQGAVTALAPYQRQAILEHCVKRFTERADELAKALCIEAGKPINDAKGEVTRLIDTFKIAAEESVRINGEVVNLEISARAKGYQGMTKKVPIGPCSFISPFNFPLNLAAHKVAPAIAAGCTFVLKPASRTPIGALIIGEVLAETDLPKGAFSILPCSRDGADLFTTDERLKLLSFTGSPDVGWALKAKAGKKPVVLELGGNAACVVDEDADINDAIQRIIIGAYYQSGQSCISVQRLLVHRSIYDEFKQAYVDKVSNLVAGDPASEDTFIGPMISESEAERLHNWIERAKEEGGTILCGGKRKGAMLEATVMENVPKACDASAEEAFGPLSVLYPFDHFEEALEEVNNSRYGLQAGVFTRDIYKAHQAWNTLEVGGVVIGDVPSWRVDNMPYGGVKDSGLGREGIKYAIEDMTETRLMVIRTP is encoded by the coding sequence ATGTTGAAGGATAGCTATCCCTACTATTTAGCCAGTGAAGCGGTATATGCAAATACAGATTTAGAGGTAACTAATAAATACACCGGTGAGTGTGCCACTCGTGTGGCACTCGCGGACGCCGAGGTTATTGATAAGGCCATCGCAGCCGCTGAGCAGGCACAAGGCGCAGTGACCGCGTTAGCGCCTTACCAGCGACAAGCCATACTCGAACATTGTGTGAAGCGATTCACCGAACGCGCTGATGAACTTGCAAAAGCATTATGTATAGAAGCGGGTAAACCTATTAATGATGCTAAAGGTGAGGTAACACGCCTTATCGATACTTTCAAAATCGCGGCTGAAGAATCAGTAAGAATTAACGGCGAGGTTGTTAACCTAGAAATTTCAGCCCGTGCGAAAGGGTATCAAGGCATGACGAAGAAGGTGCCCATTGGTCCTTGTTCTTTTATCTCGCCATTTAATTTTCCGCTCAACCTTGCTGCCCATAAAGTTGCACCGGCTATTGCAGCAGGCTGTACTTTTGTACTTAAGCCAGCATCACGGACGCCAATAGGCGCGTTGATCATTGGTGAAGTATTGGCAGAAACAGATTTACCTAAAGGGGCGTTTTCTATTTTGCCTTGCAGCCGAGACGGCGCAGATTTGTTCACCACCGATGAACGTTTAAAACTGCTTAGCTTTACTGGCTCTCCTGACGTGGGTTGGGCACTGAAAGCTAAAGCGGGGAAAAAGCCTGTGGTGCTGGAACTTGGCGGGAACGCGGCTTGCGTAGTGGATGAAGATGCGGATATTAACGACGCCATACAGCGTATTATCATTGGCGCTTATTATCAATCGGGTCAAAGTTGTATCAGCGTGCAAAGATTGCTTGTTCATCGCAGCATTTACGATGAATTTAAACAGGCCTATGTGGACAAGGTGAGTAACTTGGTTGCAGGCGATCCTGCAAGCGAAGATACCTTTATTGGGCCGATGATTTCAGAGTCGGAAGCTGAACGCTTACACAATTGGATTGAGCGCGCGAAAGAGGAAGGTGGCACCATTTTGTGCGGCGGTAAAAGAAAGGGCGCAATGCTTGAGGCCACGGTAATGGAAAATGTACCTAAAGCCTGCGACGCCAGTGCAGAAGAAGCTTTTGGGCCGCTTTCTGTGCTGTATCCGTTCGACCACTTTGAGGAAGCGCTAGAAGAAGTGAATAACAGCCGCTATGGATTACAAGCCGGTGTATTTACCCGTGATATCTATAAGGCCCATCAAGCTTGGAATACGTTAGAAGTCGGTGGAGTGGTTATTGGAGACGTACCCAGTTGGCGGGTGGATAACATGCCTTACGGTGGTGTGAAGGACTCTGGCTTAGGGCGCGAAGGTATTAAGTACGCCATAGAAGATATGACGGAAACGCGCCTAATGGTAATTCGAACACCGTAA